The Marinomonas profundi DNA segment AGCATTTAAGGTCTTTGACTGCATTTTGATAATCGTCTAATACCGCTATTTTCACCTAACAACCCTCTTTAGACAGTCTGGTTATGATTGGTTACATTGCCCTTATCATTGACCAAGATCACACAAAACACCAGCGCAAAAAAAGCCCCGCAACAAGGCGGGGCTAAAAACAGAGATGATAATTTTCCTAACGATGCTGTTCTAAAGCAAAGAGGCACACCACATCATGTGCTTGGTATTCACTTAATTAAACACGCTCGAAAACCGTCGCAATACCCTGTCCCATACCAATACACATGGTCGCTAGGCCAATGCTAGCGTCTTTCTCACGCATCACGTTGAGTAAGGTGGTTGAAATCCGCGTGCCAGAACATCCTAATGGATGACCCAAGGCAATCGCACCACCGTTCAAGTTCACTTTATCGTCGACAAGATCCAGCAAGCCAAGGTCTTTTAATACCGGAATCGACTGAGCTGCAAAGGCTTCGTTTAGCTCAACAATATCAATATCGGCGATCGTCAAACCCGCACGTTTGAGGGCTTTTTTCGTCGCTGGCACTGGGCCATAACCCATAATAGCCGGATCACACCCCGCCACCGCCATGCTACGAACTTTGGCAATGGGCGTTAAACCCAGTTCTTGGGCTTTTTTCGCCGACATCATCAGCATAGCCGATGCGCCATCAGACAAAGCCGAAGACGTACCTGCCGTCACTGTGCCAACTTTCGGCATAAACACAGAAGGCAAGCCAGCTAAAGATGCCATCGAGGTTTCAGGACGAATCACTTCATCCACTTCCACAAGAATCTTATTGCCATCGGCATCATGACCTTCAATGGAAACAATTTCGTTATCAAAGCGACCTTGTAAGGTGGCTTCGTGGGCAAGACGATGCGAACGTACCGCAAAGGCGTCTTGTGCTTCACGGCTCACGCCATGCATTTTGCCGAGCATTTCTGCGGTAACACCCATCATCATGGAGGCTTTCGCCATGTGCTTAGAAAGCGCTGGGTTAACATCAACCCCATGCATCATATTGACGTGCCCCATGTGCTCTACGCCACCCACCACAAACACATCACCTTGGCCGGTCATAATGGCTTGCGCCGCGGTATGAATGGCCGACATAGACGAACCACAAAGGCGGTTCACGGTTTGCGCCGCACAGGTAATTGGCAAACCAGCCAACAAGGACACAGCACGCGCCATGTTAAAACCTTGCTCTAGGGTTTGGTTAACACAACCCCAGATCAAATCTTCAACGTCTTTTTGATCGACATTGGGGTTGCGCTTAAACAGCGCTTTTACTAACGCTGCCGATAGGTTTTCTGCTCGTACATTACGGAATACGCCATTTTTCGTTTTACCCATTGGTGAGCGAACAGCGTCGATAATGACGACATCATTTGGATTCAGTTTCATGGAAATTCTCCTCTAGCCTATGGGAAATTATGCGCCGTAATAAGTGTTGTTGTTCTTCGCCATGTCACGCATTTTTGCGGTTGGCTCGTACAACTTACCTAGGTGGCTGTATTTGTCTGCAAGGTCACAAAAGGCCTGCAGTCCCATTTGATCTAGGTAGTGCAAGGCACCGCCAAGGTAAGGAGGGAAACCAATACCGTAAATCAACCCCATGTCGGCTTCCGCCGCCGATGCCACGATGTTTTCTTCGAGACAGCGAACGGTTTCGATACAAAGCGGAATCATCATACGCGCCACAATATCGTCTTCTGTTAATTCCGACTGAGACGTCACCACTGGGGCAAGCAGCGCATTAATTTCGTCATTAAAGATTTTCTTCGGCTTGCCTTTACGATCTGGCGCATAGCTGTAAAAACCTTTGCCATTTTTCTGACCGAATCGCTCTAATTCAAACAAGCGATCAACCGCATTGCTGCCTTCATGCTTCATACGATCTGGAAAGCCTTCAGCCATCACCTGATCAGCATGATAGGCCGTATCAATACCCACCACATCGAGCAAATAAGCTGGGCCCATTGGCCAACCAAATTTCTCCATGGTTTTATCAACCACTTGGAAATCTGCGCCTTCTTGCATCATCAAAGAGAAACCCGCGAAGTACGGGAACAATACGCGGTTTACAAGGAACCCAGGACAGTCGTTGACCACTATGGGGGTTTTGCCCATGGCTTGCGCGTAGGCAACCGTTTTGGCAATCGCCGCATCGCTGGTTTTTTCACCGCGAATCACTTCTACCAAAGGCATACGATGCACTGGGTTAAAGAAGTGCATACCGCAGAAATTTTCTGGGCGTTTTAGGTCTTTTGCCAATTCCGTGATGGAAATGGTCGAGGTGTTCGAGGTTAAAATAGCGTCGTCAGCTATTTTGCTTTCCACTTCAGCCAACACAGATTTTTTGATTTTGACGTTTTCAACCACCGCTTCGACCACTAAATCAACGTGCTCAAACTCGCCATAACTCAAAGCCGGAACGATAGCATTCATCGCTTTAAAGGCTTTTGCGGTGGTTAAACGTCCGCGCTCTACTTGGCCATTAAAAAGTTTATTCGCTTCACTCAAGCCTAATTCCAAGGCTTCAGGGCGAATGTCTTTCATAATGATAGGCGTGCCTTTTGACGCCGACTGATACGCCACGCCACCGCCCATGATACCCGCGCCTAATACTGCGGCTTGTTTAACTGGTGTGGCATTTTTCGCGTACTTGCTAGCGGTTTTCTTAATCTGTTGATCGCTTAGGAACAGCGTCACCAACGACTTAGCCACCGGGCCTTTAGCGAGTTTAATAAAGCCTTTGATTTCGGTATCAAGGGCTTTTTCCATGTCCTGACTGATACCCTTTTCAATGGTTTTGATCGCTGCCATTGGCGCCGGGTAATGTTTTCCGGCTTTTGCGCCGACGACACCACGAACCGATTCAAAAATCATCATTTTTTCAATTGGCGTAAACACCATAGGCGCACGTAATTCATCACGACGGGCATGATAATCCAGCTTGCCATCCAGCACTTGCTGAATAAGATGACGTGCTGATTCATTCACTTTCGCTGCAGGAACCACAGCATCTACCGCGCCATCTTTGAAGGCGTCTTCACTGCGTTTTTGTGCGCCGCCACAAATCCATTCACAGGCATTGTCAGCACCGATCAAACGAGGCAGGCGAACCGTTCCGCCCCAGCCTGGGTAAATACCTAGCTGTGTTTCTGGCAAGCCGATTTTCGCAGAATCTGCCATCACTCGATAATCACACGCCAGCACCAATTCCATGCCGCCACCCAGCGCAATGCCATTAATGGCCGCGACCGTTGGGCAACACAGGTTCGATATGTCATTAAAAATACTGTGCGCATGACGTAATTTATCGGATAAATCGTCATCCTCAAGTTTGAACCAAGTCGTGAACTCGGTAATGTCCGCGCCCACTACAAAAACGTCTTTCGCACTGGCGAAAATAACACCTTGTAAATCGTCAACGTGTTTCAGTACATTCACGGCTTCGGCCAATTCATTCAAGGTAAGGCTATTGAATTTATTAACCGACTCGCCGACCAAATCCAGAGTGACGGTTGCCACGCCGGCATCGTCGACTGCAACCTTGACTGCTTGTCCTTCGAAAATCATGCTGGTCTCCCATTATTTTTATTATGCTGACGATGGTGCTTACACTCATCGTCATCTGATATTTAAATGCGGCCTAGAAGCGATAGAGAACGTCTAAACCGGCTAGGTTAAAAAACGCTTACAAGCTCTTTTCTAGCTCAGGCACGGCGTCGAACAAATCTGCGACCAAACCATAATCGGCGACTTGGAAGATAGGCGCGTCTTCATCTTTGTTGATGGCAACAATCACCTTGGAATCTTTCATACCCGCTAAATGCTGAATGGCACCCGAAATCCCCACTGCGATATACAGATCTGGCGCGACGGTTTTACCCGTTTGACCGACTTGTAAATCATTCGGCACAAAGCCTGCGTCAACAGCAGCACGAGAAGCGCCAATCGCCGCACCCAGTTTGTCAGCAACGCCTTCCAATAGTTTAAAGTTGTCGCCAT contains these protein-coding regions:
- the fadA gene encoding acetyl-CoA C-acyltransferase FadA — its product is MKLNPNDVVIIDAVRSPMGKTKNGVFRNVRAENLSAALVKALFKRNPNVDQKDVEDLIWGCVNQTLEQGFNMARAVSLLAGLPITCAAQTVNRLCGSSMSAIHTAAQAIMTGQGDVFVVGGVEHMGHVNMMHGVDVNPALSKHMAKASMMMGVTAEMLGKMHGVSREAQDAFAVRSHRLAHEATLQGRFDNEIVSIEGHDADGNKILVEVDEVIRPETSMASLAGLPSVFMPKVGTVTAGTSSALSDGASAMLMMSAKKAQELGLTPIAKVRSMAVAGCDPAIMGYGPVPATKKALKRAGLTIADIDIVELNEAFAAQSIPVLKDLGLLDLVDDKVNLNGGAIALGHPLGCSGTRISTTLLNVMREKDASIGLATMCIGMGQGIATVFERV
- the fadB gene encoding fatty acid oxidation complex subunit alpha FadB, with the translated sequence MIFEGQAVKVAVDDAGVATVTLDLVGESVNKFNSLTLNELAEAVNVLKHVDDLQGVIFASAKDVFVVGADITEFTTWFKLEDDDLSDKLRHAHSIFNDISNLCCPTVAAINGIALGGGMELVLACDYRVMADSAKIGLPETQLGIYPGWGGTVRLPRLIGADNACEWICGGAQKRSEDAFKDGAVDAVVPAAKVNESARHLIQQVLDGKLDYHARRDELRAPMVFTPIEKMMIFESVRGVVGAKAGKHYPAPMAAIKTIEKGISQDMEKALDTEIKGFIKLAKGPVAKSLVTLFLSDQQIKKTASKYAKNATPVKQAAVLGAGIMGGGVAYQSASKGTPIIMKDIRPEALELGLSEANKLFNGQVERGRLTTAKAFKAMNAIVPALSYGEFEHVDLVVEAVVENVKIKKSVLAEVESKIADDAILTSNTSTISITELAKDLKRPENFCGMHFFNPVHRMPLVEVIRGEKTSDAAIAKTVAYAQAMGKTPIVVNDCPGFLVNRVLFPYFAGFSLMMQEGADFQVVDKTMEKFGWPMGPAYLLDVVGIDTAYHADQVMAEGFPDRMKHEGSNAVDRLFELERFGQKNGKGFYSYAPDRKGKPKKIFNDEINALLAPVVTSQSELTEDDIVARMMIPLCIETVRCLEENIVASAAEADMGLIYGIGFPPYLGGALHYLDQMGLQAFCDLADKYSHLGKLYEPTAKMRDMAKNNNTYYGA